One Hermetia illucens chromosome 4, iHerIll2.2.curated.20191125, whole genome shotgun sequence DNA segment encodes these proteins:
- the LOC119654154 gene encoding uncharacterized protein LOC119654154 produces the protein MDRYTPKERAEIVQLYTQKKFSIVQTQREYRKIKKVKTAPTDVTIRRFYAKFIDHGNLNDASHASRMRTSRSDENIALVQASVDATPTTSTKRRSKELNIPETTLRRIIRIDLKLFPYKIQMAHKLNPADYVRRVNYGKWAVEMARNQSDFWQKIIMSDEAHFSLSGGVNKQNCRFYATENPQIIHEKPLYEQKVTVWCGICATMIIGPYFFENGAGAIETFNGDRYRAMITDCS, from the coding sequence ATGGACAGATACACTCCAAAAGAACGTGCTGAAATTGTGCAGCTATACAcccaaaaaaaattctcaatTGTGCAAACACAAcgtgaatatcgaaaaataaagaaagtgaAAACTGCACCGACTGACGTTACCATACGACGTTTTTACGCGAAGTTTATTGATCACGGCAATCTTAATGATGCCAGCCACGCATCCAGAATGCGCACATCACGCTCCGATGAAAACATCGCGCTCGTTCAAGCCAGTGTTGATGCCACTCCAACAACTTCGACCAAACGCCGTTCTAAGGAATTGAACATCCCGGAAACCACTTTGAGACGCATTATTCGTATAGATTTGAAGTTATTTCCGTACAAAATTCAAATGGCACACAAATTAAACCCAGCCGACTATGTGCGTCGTGTCAATTATGGCAAATGGGCTGTGGAAATGGCTCGAAATCAAAGTGACTTCTGGCAAAAAATCATTATGTCGGATGAGGCACATTTCTCATTATCTGGAGGTGTAAATAAACAGAATTGTCGATTCTATGCCACTGAAAACCCACAAATAATTCATGAAAAGCCTCTTTACGAACAAAAAGTCACAGTTTGGTGCGGTATTTGTGCAACAATGATCATTGGGccgtacttttttgaaaatggtgcTGGTGCTATCGAAACCTTCAATGGCGACCGTTATCGAGCTATGATAACCGATTGTTCGTGA